The genomic stretch GGTGCTCGGGCATGACGTCGCCGCCCATCGGCAGAAGGCGCTCGCGAGCGTCGGCGCAATGCTCGAGGTCACATCCTTCTATCCCTACCTGTCGGGCCGCGACAACCTCGTCGCGGTGGCGCTGCTGCACAGCGACGGAGCGCTTGCTCGCGTGGACCCCGTTCTCACGCGACTCGGGCTTGCGGCGCGCGGTGGATCGAAGTTCCGCACATATTCGCTCGGTATGCGCCAGCGCCTCGGGATCGCGTCAACGCTGCTGGGAGATCCCGCCCTGGTCATCCTCGACGAGCCGGCCAATGGACTCGATCCCGCGGGCCAGCGCGAGATCCGCGAGCTCATCAAGGAACTGGCGAACGAAGGGCGCGGCATCCTGCTCGCGAGCCACCTTCTTCATGAGGTCGAGCAGGTGTGTGACCGTGTGGTCGTCATCAAGAAGGGCAAGCTCATCGCGAGCGGCACGATCGCCGACGTCGCGCATCGCGGTAGCTACTACGAGGTCACGGTGCCGGACATCGGCCGAGCGTCGGCCGCGCTGCGAGCGCTGCCGGGAGTGACGGAGACGCGCGAGACACCTTCGGGCCTCGAGGTCGTCGCCGACGCCGGTCGCGGCGCCGAGCTGAACCGTGCCCTCGCCACAGTCGGCATCTACGCGAGCGCGATCGTTCCACGCACGAGCTCGCTCGAGGATGTCTTCCTCGAGCTCACCGAATCGGGAAGCGATGCTCCGGCTCCTTCGTAGCGAGGTCTACCGGCTGCGGCGCCGCTGGATGCCGTGGATCCTCTTGCTGCTCATCATCCTGGCGGGCGCCGGGTTCTACGTCTTGGTCTATGTGAGCGCGCAGGCGCAACTGCAGGCCGTGCGCAGCGGCGCCATTCCTCGGCAGCCCGGCGCCGAGGAAGCGATGAACGAAGTGCTGCGAGAGATGCGCCCGGACCGCATTCAGACGTTCGGCGTTTCGCTCGTGAGCGGCCTCGGCAGCGTCATGCTCATCGTGTTCGCGGCGAGTCATGTTGGCGCGGAGTTCGGCTGGGGCACTCTCCGCACCCTGCTCGCACACGGCGCGGGCCGCTCGACATTCCTCGGCGCGAAGCTCCTGTCGATCGCGCTGTTTGCCGTGCTGTTCATGTTCCTCGGCGTCGTGGCGGCGATCGTCGGAAGCTACGTCGCAACGACCATCGCGGCCGCAGACCCGAGCGGACTTGACCTCGGTGCGATCGCGAACGCCGCGGCGCGCGGGTACTACACGTTCCTGCCGTACTTGGCGCTTGCGGCACTCATCGCGCTCTGGGTGCGCTCCGCCGGCGCGGGGATCGCGGCGGGCTTGGTCGTCTACTTCACTGAAGGTGTCGTCGCGCAGCTGCTCGTGTCGCTCAATCGGGAGTTCGCCAACATCGTGAACTACGGCCTGAGCCGGAACGTGAGCGCGCTGACACGATTAGCTGTCACAACGAGCGCCTCTCCCGATCCGGGGTTCGGCACTCTGCCGAGTCAGGGACAAGCCGCGATCGTACTCACCGCCTACATCGTCCTGTTCGTGGCGCTCGCTCTTTGGCGACTGCGGACCCGCGACGTCACGCTTGGCTGATGAGTCCTGATCGCGCCACGAGGATGAGCGCGACTGCGAACTGCAGCTGGCCCGAACAGCTCCGCGTGGATCACGCGGACGGCACACCGCGATGAGTCGAGAAGAACTCGCGCAGCAATGCCTCGCTCTCGGCGCGGCGCACACCGAGCCGCCACTTCGGATGGTGATTCAGCTTGGGCTCCTCGAACAGCTGCGCCACCGAGACCACGGCTCCGGCTTTGTCGTCCGGCGCGCCGAATACCACGAGCGGCACGCGCGCGAGCACGATCGCGCCGGCGCACATCGCGCACGGCTCGACCGTGGCGTACAGCGCCGTGTCGCTGAGTCGCCATCGGCCGAGGGTGATGCCGGCCGCGCGTAGCGCGATGACCTCGGCGTGCGCCGTTGGATCGTGTTCGACCTCGCGGCGGTTGTGCCCGCGCGCGATGACCGTGCCGCCACGGACGATCACCGCGCCGATCGGCACGTCATCGTGCGCGGCCGCGGCACGCGCCTCGGCCAGCGCCTCATCCATGAGCGGCATGTCGTCGCCGGCGCCGGGCAACGTACGCGGATCGAGCGTGGGCTGCATCAGACCCCCAGGTACCTGGCTTCGACATCGCCCGCTGCCGCTAGCTCGGCCGGCGTGCCCGAGAAGACGATGGTGCCCTTGTTCATCACGTAGACGCGCTGCGCCACGCGCGTCGCGAGCGCGAGATTCTGCTCGACGAGCAGGAGCGCGAGTCCGCTCTCGCGCAGACGGACCAGCGCGTCACCGACCTCGGTGACGAGCTTCGGCGCGAGGCCTTCCGACGGCTCGTCGAGCAGAAGCAGGACCGGGTCCCGAAGGAGGGCCCGCCCGATCGCGACCATCTGCTGCTCGCCGCCCGAGAGCTCGTCTCCGCGATTGCCCAGACGCCGCTGGAGCGACGGGAACAGCTGTACAACTCGCGCGAGATCCCATTCACCTCCGTTCGAGCGCGCCGCGATGGTGAGGTTCTCGAGGACGGTGAGGTCGGCGAACACGCGCCGACCCTGCGGGACGAGCGCGACACCGGCGGCCGCGACGTGGTGCGGCGCTTTCGCGGTGACGTCGCGGTCGCCGACACGGACGGTGCCGCCGCGCGGGCGGACGAACCCGACGATCGCGTTGATGGTCGTGGTCTTCCCCGCGCCGTTCCGGCCGAGCAGCGCGACGGACTCGCCGTCCGCAACGTCGAGCGACACACCTTGCAGGACATGACTCTCGCCGTAGTAGGCGTGCAGGTCGCGCACCGCGAGCGTCATGCGACCACCTTCCCGAGGTAGACCTCGTTCACGAGCGTATCTCCACGGACCTGCACCGGCGTGCCTTCGGCGATGACGCGGCCCTCGTGAAGGACGGTGATGCGCTCGGCGAGCCGGAACACGACGTCCATGTCGTGCTCGACGATGACGAGCGTGAGCGACCGATCGAGCGATGCGATGAGCTCGGTGATGCGGCCGGTCTCGGCCGGGGACATGCCGGCCGTCGGCTCGTCAAGAAGCAGCACGCGCGGGCGCCGCGCGAGCGCGACCGCGAGCTCGAGCTGCCGCCGCTCGCCGTGCGAGAGCGCGTGAGCCGGTGTCGCAGCGCGCGCGCCGAGGCCCACGCGTTCCAAGAGGTCGTCGGCCGCGACGCGTTCGCTCTTCGGTGGAGACGTGAACGGACGGTACGGACCGGCAGCTGCGGCGACGGCGATCGCAACGTTGTCGCGCGCCGAAAGCGGATCGAAGAGCTCGTTCCGTTGATACATGCGCGCGACGCCGCGACGTGCCAGTTCGTGCGGCCGCCGGCCCGTCACGTTCTCACCGGCGAGCCGCACCTCACCCGAGGTGGGCTCGAGCTCGCCGGTCAGCACGTTGAACAGCGTCGTCTTCCCCGCGCCGTTCGGACCGATGATCGCGCGCCGCTCGCCCTCGGCGACCTTCAGGGACACGCCGGCGAGCGCCTTGATGCCGCCGAATTCGCGGCGAAGCTCGCTCGTCTCGATCATGCGCGCGCCCGCGCGTACGCGACGCGGGCCAGGCCGACGATCCCCTGCCGGGCCGCGAGCACGAAGATGATGAACACCAGGCCGAGCACTGTTTCGGCGAACGCGATGTACGACGGCATCACCCGTTCGATGAACAGCACGACGATCGCTCCCACCACTGGCCCGAGAAGCGAGCTCGCCCCGCCGATGAGGACCGACACGAACGCCTCCACCGATCTCGCGACCCCAACGTCGTTCGTCGACACGAAGCGGAGCGAGTACGCCTGCAGCGCACCGCCGACGCCGGCGATCGCACCGGCGAGCACGAATGCAGAGAGCTTGAGGCGCGTGGTGTCGTAGCCGAGCGCGCGCATACGCCGCTCGTTCTCACGCAAACCGACGAGGGCCCGGCCGTAGGTGGACGAGCGGATGCGCCACACGATGAGGAGCACGACGAGGAAGATGACCGCGACGAGATGGAAGAGGGCGTCGGGTCCGTTGAAGTCGAGGCCGAAGAGCATCGGCCGGCGCACGCCGGAGAAGCCATTCGATCCTCCGGTGATGTCGACGGCTTGGAACGCGACAGCGAAGACCATCTGCGCGAAGGCGAGCGTGAGCATGAGGAAGAAGATCCCCGCGGCCCGGACAGCCACGGCGCCGATCGCGAGCGCGAGCAGCGATGAGACGAGGATCGCCGCACCGAGGCCGAGGAGCAGGTCGTCGCTGCCGAGACGCTGCCCGGCGATCGCCGCGGCATACGCGCCGGCACCGAAATACGCCGACTGTCCGAGGGATGGCATGCCCGCGGAGCCGACGAGCAGGTCGAGCGAGAGCGCGAGGATCGCGAGCACGAGCATGTCGCGCAGGATGCTCGTCGCGTAGCGCGATCCCTCCCACGGCGCCGACCAGATCGGGAAGGTGACCAGCAGCGCCGCGGCGGCGAACACGGCGAGAAGAGGCAAGATGCGCACGCGGGCGAAGACGCCGCTCAACGCGCGATCCGGATACGCCCGAGCAGACCGGTCGGGCGCAGCAGGAGGACGAGCGCCATGATCGCGAAGATCAGCGCGAGCGCGAACTGCGGGACGAGCACTTTGCCGAACGTGTCCGCCGGTCCGATGAGCGCGCTGCCGGCGACGGCGCCGGACAGCGTTCCGAGTCCTCCGACGACGACCACGACGAGCGAGTAGATGAGGTAGTCGACGTCCATGCCCGGGTAGATGCCAAATACGGGCGCGGCGATGACGCCGGCGAGGCCGGCGAGCGCTGCGCCGATCGCGAACGTCACCGCGAAGAGCCGGTCGATGTCGACGCCGAGCGCTGCGAGCATCGGGGCGTCCTGCACGCCGGCGCGGATGAGCGCGCCGACACGCGTGCGACGGTGCACGATCGCAAGGACGACAGCGAGCGCGGCGCCGAAGGCGATCACGAAGAGCCGGTACACCGGGTAGTCACCGCCCAGGATCGTGATCGCGTGATCGAGTCCGGCCGGGAACGGGACCGAGCGGATCTCGCGACCCCAGGTGAGGCCGATGAGGTCGGCGATCACAAGCGACACGCCGATGGTCAGAAGGACCTGATCCAGATGCCGACCGCGTAAGCGCCGGAGCAACAGCGGCTCCATGAGCAGTCCGAGCGCTCCGATGAGGACTGGTGCAAGCACGAGCGCGAGCCAGAACTGTCCGGTCCGCTGCACGACGCTGAGCGTGATGTACGCGCCGAGCATGTAGAACGCGCCGTGCGCGAGGTTGACGACGTCCATCATCCCGAAGATGAGCGAGAGGCCCGCGGCCAGTATGAAGAGCAAGGCGCCGAACGAGATCCCGTTCAGCGCCTGCACGACCGCCGTCTCGGGAGTCATCCCGGAAGGTTATTTGCCCGGATCGGTCACGCGAGCGACCTTGCCAACGATCGTGTTGACGGCCTGGCCGCTCTGCACTTTCACCTCGCGGATGTACATGTCCTGGATCGGGTTGTGGGTTTCCTTGTCGAACTCGAAGTCGCCGCGCGGGCTCTTGAACTTCACGCTCTCGAGCGCCGCGATGAACGCGTCCTTGTTCGAGGTGTCGCCCTTCACTGCCTGGAGTGCAAGGTCGACTGCCTGCATCCCGTCCCACGCCTGGACCGCGAAGACGTCGGGCAGCAGGCTGTACTCCTTCTGATACGCGTCGACGAAGGCCTTGTTCTCAGCGTTGTCGAGCGTCACGGCCCAGAACAGCGACGTCGTGGCGCCGTTCGCCTGCTCCTTCACTTCCTTGAGCACGTCCTGCTCGGTGAGGAATCCGGCGCCGTTCATCTTGTAGCCGGC from Candidatus Limnocylindria bacterium encodes the following:
- a CDS encoding ABC transporter ATP-binding protein, with the protein product MAEDAVLRTEGLTKRFGELTAVDHLDLEVKRGEVVGLLGPNGAGKSTTIGMVLGLVAPTAGSAQVLGHDVAAHRQKALASVGAMLEVTSFYPYLSGRDNLVAVALLHSDGALARVDPVLTRLGLAARGGSKFRTYSLGMRQRLGIASTLLGDPALVILDEPANGLDPAGQREIRELIKELANEGRGILLASHLLHEVEQVCDRVVVIKKGKLIASGTIADVAHRGSYYEVTVPDIGRASAALRALPGVTETRETPSGLEVVADAGRGAELNRALATVGIYASAIVPRTSSLEDVFLELTESGSDAPAPS
- a CDS encoding ABC transporter permease, encoding MLRLLRSEVYRLRRRWMPWILLLLIILAGAGFYVLVYVSAQAQLQAVRSGAIPRQPGAEEAMNEVLREMRPDRIQTFGVSLVSGLGSVMLIVFAASHVGAEFGWGTLRTLLAHGAGRSTFLGAKLLSIALFAVLFMFLGVVAAIVGSYVATTIAAADPSGLDLGAIANAAARGYYTFLPYLALAALIALWVRSAGAGIAAGLVVYFTEGVVAQLLVSLNREFANIVNYGLSRNVSALTRLAVTTSASPDPGFGTLPSQGQAAIVLTAYIVLFVALALWRLRTRDVTLG
- a CDS encoding nucleoside deaminase — translated: MQPTLDPRTLPGAGDDMPLMDEALAEARAAAAHDDVPIGAVIVRGGTVIARGHNRREVEHDPTAHAEVIALRAAGITLGRWRLSDTALYATVEPCAMCAGAIVLARVPLVVFGAPDDKAGAVVSVAQLFEEPKLNHHPKWRLGVRRAESEALLREFFSTHRGVPSA
- a CDS encoding ABC transporter ATP-binding protein is translated as MTLAVRDLHAYYGESHVLQGVSLDVADGESVALLGRNGAGKTTTINAIVGFVRPRGGTVRVGDRDVTAKAPHHVAAAGVALVPQGRRVFADLTVLENLTIAARSNGGEWDLARVVQLFPSLQRRLGNRGDELSGGEQQMVAIGRALLRDPVLLLLDEPSEGLAPKLVTEVGDALVRLRESGLALLLVEQNLALATRVAQRVYVMNKGTIVFSGTPAELAAAGDVEARYLGV
- a CDS encoding ABC transporter ATP-binding protein; this encodes MIETSELRREFGGIKALAGVSLKVAEGERRAIIGPNGAGKTTLFNVLTGELEPTSGEVRLAGENVTGRRPHELARRGVARMYQRNELFDPLSARDNVAIAVAAAAGPYRPFTSPPKSERVAADDLLERVGLGARAATPAHALSHGERRQLELAVALARRPRVLLLDEPTAGMSPAETGRITELIASLDRSLTLVIVEHDMDVVFRLAERITVLHEGRVIAEGTPVQVRGDTLVNEVYLGKVVA
- a CDS encoding branched-chain amino acid ABC transporter permease, producing the protein MSGVFARVRILPLLAVFAAAALLVTFPIWSAPWEGSRYATSILRDMLVLAILALSLDLLVGSAGMPSLGQSAYFGAGAYAAAIAGQRLGSDDLLLGLGAAILVSSLLALAIGAVAVRAAGIFFLMLTLAFAQMVFAVAFQAVDITGGSNGFSGVRRPMLFGLDFNGPDALFHLVAVIFLVVLLIVWRIRSSTYGRALVGLRENERRMRALGYDTTRLKLSAFVLAGAIAGVGGALQAYSLRFVSTNDVGVARSVEAFVSVLIGGASSLLGPVVGAIVVLFIERVMPSYIAFAETVLGLVFIIFVLAARQGIVGLARVAYARARA
- a CDS encoding branched-chain amino acid ABC transporter permease, with amino-acid sequence MTPETAVVQALNGISFGALLFILAAGLSLIFGMMDVVNLAHGAFYMLGAYITLSVVQRTGQFWLALVLAPVLIGALGLLMEPLLLRRLRGRHLDQVLLTIGVSLVIADLIGLTWGREIRSVPFPAGLDHAITILGGDYPVYRLFVIAFGAALAVVLAIVHRRTRVGALIRAGVQDAPMLAALGVDIDRLFAVTFAIGAALAGLAGVIAAPVFGIYPGMDVDYLIYSLVVVVVGGLGTLSGAVAGSALIGPADTFGKVLVPQFALALIFAIMALVLLLRPTGLLGRIRIAR